The following nucleotide sequence is from Gemmatimonadota bacterium.
GACCGGTGTGGAGATGACGAGCGCGCAGGGGCAGGCGATCACGAGCAGCGTCAGGCCGCGCAGGAACCAGGTCCCGAAGTCGGCACCCAGCAGCAGCGTCGGTACCGCAACGACCAGGACGGCGGCCACCGTCACCAGCGGCGTGTAGATGCGGGCAAAGCGTTCGACGAAGCGCTCGCTGCGGGCTTTGCGGCGGGATGCGCTCTCCACCAGCTCCACGATACGCGCCAGGGTGCTGTGCGTCGCGGGCCCGGCCGCGGTCACGCGCAGGAAGCCGTCCCCGTTGATGGTGCCGGCGAACACCTCGTCACCGATCCCCTTGTCGACCGGGAGCGGCTCTCCGGTGATCGGGGCCTGGTTGATCGCGGAGGCCCCTTCCGCGACCTGCCCGTCCACCGGGACCCGCTCCCCCGGCCGCACCAGCACTGCGTCGCCGGTGGTCACGGCATCGGCCGGGACCACGGACTCCACGCCCTCACGCAGCACGCGCGCGGTCTGCGGGGAGAGGCGCATCAGCGACTCCACCGACGCCCGGGCACGGTCGAGGGAGTGGCGCTCCAGGAGCTCCGCGATGGAGAACAGGAACGCGATGGCCGCAGCTTCGCTGAACTCACCGATGCCGATCGCGCCCAGGATGGCGATCGTCATCAGGAAGTTCATGTCGAGCGAACGGGTGCGCAGCGCGCCCAGCGCCTTGGGGAAGAACGCCGTGCCGCCGACCAGCGCCGCCGCGGTCCAGAGCAGCTCCGCCACCCCCACCGGCTCCCCGAGCCATCTCAGCAGGGTGGGGCCGCCGCCCAGGGCCTCGAGCAGCCAGCCCAGCAGGAAGAGCGCAATGGCGGCGTACGCCACCCGGGCTTCCGCACTCGTCCAGGTGGACGGCGCCAGCGTCGGGGTCGCGCCGGCGACCGGCTGTGCCAGGTATCCGAGGCGTCCGATCTCGCTCTGCACCCGCTCCGCGTCGGTGCGGACCGGGTCCATCTCCACGGTCAGGGAGCGCGCCACCACGTCCCCGTGGACCGCAACGACACCGTCCACGCCGTTCAGGTGGGACTCGATGCGGGCCACGCAGGACGGGCAGTCCATGTCCTGGATGCGGAAGCGCACCGGGGTGCGCGCAACGCCGCCGCTCCCCGCGTGATCCACCGGCGCGGGTGGAGCCGCGCCGCGCCCCGTTCTATTCACGGGCATGCTCGAGGCCGATCCGGAAGAGGTCGATGATGTGGTCGTCGGCAAGGCGGTAGTAGGCCATGCGCCCGTCCCGGCGATAGCGCACCACGTGCAGCTGCCGCATCTGACGCAGGTGGTGGCTCACCGCCGACTCGCTCACCCCGACCACGGCCGCGAGATCGCATACGCAGAGCTCGTGCTCCAGGAGCGCCTCGACGATCCGCAGGCGTGCGGGGCTGGCGAGCAGTTGGAAGATCTGGGCGAGCCGCTCCAGGGAGCGCTCGTCCGTCTGGACGGAGCGCACGGCGCGCACCGCGGGAAGATCCACCGAGCGGACGGCGCAGGCATCGTCCTCCGCGGGCGGGTCCGGGCTCCGGCCTCGGCCTGGGGCGGGAGAAGGGCTGGACATGCCCCCATTGTATGAAGATCTGCTCATACGTTCAAGCAGACGCCCGCTCCCCCCCGTGCCGGCCCCCCGCGGGGTGGGCTTCTTGCAGCCGGCCGCTTAACGAATGCGCCGCGCCCCGCGTCATCCCCGGTGGAGCCACCGCGCACCCCGCACCGCGGCCCGACCGCGATTGGAGCACCCGATGAACCGGACCCTTCTCGGCGCCACCCTGGCCACGCTGGCCCTGGCGAGCGCCTGCAGCGAAGCCGGGACCGACCCGGCCGGCGATCTCGCCACCGACGAGGCCGCGTTCCTGGCCGTCGACAGCGACGCCCTCCTGGCCGGCCTGATGGCGGCCCAGTTCGCCGCTCTGGAAGGCGACGTCGGCGGCTTCGCCACCGACCTCGCGGTGGGCATCGCCGCGGAGCCCATCGTGACGACATTCGACTTCGCCCGGACCGCCCCCTGCCGCGCGGGCGGCCAGACGGTGGCGACCGGCTCCGGCACGCGCACCTTCGATCGTGACGCGCAGAGCATGGAGATGGAGGCCAGCGGCACCCGCAGCATCGAAGACTGCGCCCGGACCCGCAATGACGTCACCTTCACGGCAAACGGCAGCGGCAGCTTCGAAGTGCACCGACGCCGCGTCGCTGGCCATCCCGATGGGCTGCAGACGCTCGACCAGGTGGGCGGCTTCGTGATCACCACCACCGACGGCCGCACGGAGGAGTGTGACTACGCGCTGCACCGGGTCTACGATCCGGAGTCGGGCCAGGTGAGCCTCACCGGGACGGTCTGCGGACGCACCATCGATCGGACGTTCCCACACGACGGGAACGGCTGAGCCGGACCACGGCTCTGCGACCATGCCTGCGACCGACGCGCCGGCGGTGGAGCCTCCACACCTGGAGGCGGAGCCGAGCGATGACGAGCTGGTCGGGCGGGCGCGGGCGGGAGACGCCCGCGCCCTCGACCGGCTCACGACGCGTCATCTGGGCTCCGTCTATCGGTTGGTCCTGGGCATCGTCGGCGATCCAGACGTCGCCCAGGACGCCACGCAGGACGCGTGCGTGAAGGCCGTCCGCGCCCTGTCCGGCTTCCGGGGGGACGCGCCGTATCGGAGCTGGGTGCTCGCCATTGCGGCCAACGAGGCCCGTACGCACCTCCGGCGGGTGCGGGCCCGGCCGTCGGTGGCGCTCGAGGATGCGCCCCCGCTGGTGGCGCCGGGACCGACTGCGGAGGAAGGCGTGGTCGTGGCCGACGAAGGCGGTCGCATGCGCGCCGCGCTGCAGCGGCTGCCGGAGAAGCAGCGGCGCTCGGTCGAGCTGCGCGTGTACGAGGGGCTCAGCTTCCGCGAGATCGGAACGCTGATCGATTCCAGCGAAGGCGCGGCGCGCGTGAACTACCACCACGGGGTCCGACGACTCCGGGAGCTGCTGAACCCATGAGCACTGGACACGAAGACGTGCGGGATCTGCTGCCCGACCATGCCGCCGGTCGTCTGCCGGAGGCCGCGCGGGCGCGGGTGGAGCGGGCGCTGTCGGAGGACGGCGACCTGCGCGACGAGCTCGCCCTGCTCACCGCGCTGTGGCGCGATCGGCCGGAGCCGCCTGCGGACCTGGCGGACCAGGTACGCGCGCGTGTGGCGTCCGAACTGCGCGGAACGCCCGCCCCGGCGCGGGGCCGCTGGCCCATGTGGCAGCTCAGCGCGGCGGCGCTCGTGGTCGTGGCGCTGGGCACGGCGCTGATCTGGCAACGGCGCGGCGAGCCCCAGGCCGCAGACATCGAGGCGCTCCCCCGGAGCTGGACGCTGGATGAATCGATCGTGGCGGGCGGGCTGGTCCTGGACGCGCTGTCGGACGAGGCCCTCCGTACCCTGGCGCAGGAGCTGGAGCGATGAGCGCAGGAGCTGGAGCGAGGAGCGCAGGAGCTGGAGCGAGGAGCGCAGGAGCTGGAGCGATGCGACGCGTCCTCTGGATCCTCCTGATCGGCGGCCTCCTGGTGCCGGGACCCGGCTCCGCACAGGCCGGTCCCCCGCGCGCCGAATTGCAGGAACGGGTGCGGCGTGCCTTCCTCGAACGCATCCGCACCGAGCTCGACCTCTCCCGGGACGAAGGGGCTCGCTTGCGTGACGTTCTGGAGTGGTCCGAGGCGGAGCGCCGCCAGGTGGCGTTCGAGACCCGGCAGATCCGGCTGGACACCGAACGCTTCCTGACCGGCGGCGGGGACGACGCCGAGGCCCGGGCCCTGTTGGATGCACGCGAGCGCCTGCAGGAGCGGGAGCGCGCGCTCTTCCGTGAGGAGCAGGAGCGGCTGCTGGAGGTGATCTCACCGGCGCAGGTGGTGCGCCTCTACGAGATGCGGGAGCAGTTCGTGCGCCGTCTGCAGCAGCTCCGGCAGAACCGACCCGGCGCACCGTCCCGGAGATGACGAAACGCCCGGTGCGCAGGGGAGGCGCACCGGGCGGTCCGGACGGAGCGGGGGGGCGCTCCGCGCGGGAGGCGAGCGGTCACCGCATCGGGTGCTCCTGTGCGTACCGGTAGGCCGTCCACGCCGAGGCCAGGTGGCAGATCCACCCGAGCAGGCCGCCGGTCCCGATCCAGAAGCCGGGCGTGATGATCAGCCAGAACAGCGCCCGAAACAGGGTGCCGTTGTAGATCTGACCCACGCCGGGCACGAAGAGGCTGAGCACAGCCGCGGTGCCTGGATTGCGCATCGTTCGCTCCTTCCTGGACTCCGATGGGTGTCGCCTCCGGCCCTACGGGACGGCGGCGGTCCGGGTTTCTCAGCCGGTCGCGAGCGAGGTGCGTCCCTCACGCAGGGACGACGTCCACCGACCTGCTACGGCGTCCAGGCGAACGTGGTCGTGCGACGCTCCAGGGTGCGGCGGGGAAGTCCCAACGCCCGTACGAACAGGCGACGCACGCCCCGGGTGAGCGACCCTTCGTCCTCCTCCGCCGGCTCCGGATCGGTCTCCCCCTGCAACCACGCCTCCAGTGCCTGCAGGTCCGTGGGCGAGAGGCTCTCGACCTCGAGCGCGACGTGGTAGTAGTAGCGCCCGGCGTCGGAGGGTCGCACCGGCACCTCGAGACGGCGGGCCAGCGCCTCGCGCACGGCGTCCAGGCTGACGGCTTGGGTCGGCTCGGCGTCCGCGGCCTCCACCGTCCAGGCGTCCGCCCCCCGGCTCCGGACGCTGGCCCGCCATTCGTAGCCGCCCACGCGTCGATCGACGAACCCGTCCTCCCACAGGGTGACCACGAGGCTCGCGCGGAGCGGGAAACCGTCGCGCAGCGCCTCGGCCAACTCGCCGGATCCCACGAGGTCGCCCACCTCCACATCGAGCACGCCTTCGTACGCGCGGACGCGCCAACGCAACGGTCCGCTGTCCTGGGCCGCGACCGCGGGGGCCAGCAGCGCGAGCACCAGCGCCGGAAGCGCGAGCGACCAGAGCCGCACGATCAGAAGCGGTGCTCGAAGCGGACCAGGAAGCGGACGGGATGCTCGTCCCCGTCCAACGGCACCGCCAGGAGCAATCCCAGATCGCTGATCCAGATGCCCGCGCCGGCGTCCATCACGGTGTCGGTGTCGGCCCGGCCGGGCGCGGGATCCCCCGGCTCGTCCACGACCCATCCCCGACCGGCGTCGAAGAACAGCGACCAGTCGAAGCCCAGCTCCACCCAGGGGCTCTCGTCGTCCCAGTCCTCCCAGTTGCCCCAGTCGTCGGGGCCGCGCCTGCGGCCGTCGTCGCCCCAGTCGAAGTCGAGGAACACGCTGCCGCGGTACTCCACCTGCGCGAGCGCGAAGCGGTCGCAGCCGTAGCGCGCGAACGCCGGGCGACCCGTGCTGGCCAGCAGACCCCGCGCGGCGCGCGCACCGCAGTCCGCGGCGAAGAGTCGGTGTCCCGGCAGGCTCCCCGCACCTCCGAATGCATGCTGCCACTGCGGCGGTAGAGGCCGGTCGTTCAGGGCACCGCCCGCCACCACCCGCAGGTTCAGGCGCGCGTCGGGGCCCAGCGGAGCATAGCGGCGCAGATCCACGAATCCGTGGCGGAGGTCCGCGCCATCGAACGACGTGGCCGGCACCGTTCCGGGCCCGGGCAGATCGAGCGCGGGACGTTCGAGCGTGCCCTCGAGCCCGGCCTGCACCCGCGCGTGCACGTACCACCCCCCGCGGTAGGCGTCCTGGCCGTCGGGATCACCCGCGGTGACCTCCACCCCGAGCGACCGCAGCGCGCCTTCGGCCACGAGCGGCTGGGGCCGCCACGGATCATCCCGGTCGGTGAGCGTCCAGGGATCGCCGACGCCCAGCGATCCGAAGCGCTCGTCCCGGTACACGAGCCCGAACCGCGCTTCCTCGTCGAACAGCCGCACCCCGGCGGACGCGGACCACCCCTCCACGTTCACGTAGTCGCGGTAGTCCTGGTGCAGGACGAGCGTGGCCAGCGAGGCTTCGGCGTCGGGGAGCCCCCAGTCCTCGATCGCCTGCACCCGGGAATAGAGATGGCCCCCCAGATAGGCCCCGGAGTAACGGCCCAGGCGCTGCTCCAGCCGCACGGAGTAGCCCAGGTCGTCCGCGTCCGCGTCGAAGCCGCTCTCGGTCCGCCAGATGGCGAGGGCCTCCAACTCCAGTGGGGTGGCGCCCGCCGTGCGGATCCGCGGGCCCAGCCCGATCGGCAGCCCCTCCACGCGGTTGTAGGTCGGCCCGACGCGCGCCGTGATCGTCGCCTCCGGCCCGCGGAAGGACCGGTCGCGGTCGCGTGGCTCCCGCCGCGGAGAGGGCGCGCGCCGCTCGCGGGCCCGTCGCGACGGCTCCGCGTCGCTCACCCGGTCCACGGTCACGGTGCCTCCCACGTGCCCGTCCGCCGAGCCCCGCAGCCGACCGCCGAGCAGGATCACGTCGCCTTCCACCCAGCCACCCGATCCGAAGACGAGGTCGCCGCCCTGGACCAGCACGCTCCCGTCCACCACCCCGTCGACCCGTAGCGTGCCGTCCACGACGGCGACGTTGCCCGCCGCGGTCACCCCGTCGTGGATCCGGGTGTCTCCCCGGAAGCGGTCCGTCTCCGGGCTCTCCCAGAGGGTCCGGACCTCGTCGCGAAGCGAGGACGGCACGTCCTGCCAGCGGATCTGCTGGGTGGCGGCCTCCCCCGGCGCCCACAGCAGGAATCCGGCGACGGTGATGGAGATCGCCCACCGGCCCACCCACCCCCACCGGGGATCGCTCGCCGGCACCCAGAACCCGACCCCTCGCTCCGTCCCGGCCCGTCCCATGCCCCACCTCCGCGGCCTGCGCGTCTCCTGGCTCCGGGCGGGATCAGGGCAGGAGCGGGGCCACGGTCGAACGAGCGGCGCAAGCGGTTGAGCGATCATCACTTGCCCGTGGGGGACACGCGGTGCCCGCGCCGGCCCGCGCGTGTGGATCCGACACGACGTCGTGTCATTCGGACACACTTCCGTCGGTGCGCAGGCCCAGACGCGTCAGGCGGCGGTAGAGGTTGGCGCGGTCGGTCCGGAGCAGTCGGGCCGCCTCCGCCATGTTCCCGCCCGCACGGTCGAGCGCGTCCTGCAGCAGCGTGCGCTCGTACGCGTCGAGCTGCTCCCGCAGGCTCCGCGGGCCGGCCAGCGCCGGGGGCGACGCGGATGGCGTGGCGGGTCGGGTCCGACGCCCCGTGGCCAGCACCGTCTCGGCGGCCTCGCGGTCGATCGGATGCTCGCCGTGCAGGATGGCCAGCCGCTCGACGACGTTGAAGAGCTCGCGCACGTTCCCGGGCCAGGCGTGGGCCCGCAGCACGGCCACGGCGTC
It contains:
- a CDS encoding cation-translocating P-type ATPase, which produces MPVNRTGRGAAPPAPVDHAGSGGVARTPVRFRIQDMDCPSCVARIESHLNGVDGVVAVHGDVVARSLTVEMDPVRTDAERVQSEIGRLGYLAQPVAGATPTLAPSTWTSAEARVAYAAIALFLLGWLLEALGGGPTLLRWLGEPVGVAELLWTAAALVGGTAFFPKALGALRTRSLDMNFLMTIAILGAIGIGEFSEAAAIAFLFSIAELLERHSLDRARASVESLMRLSPQTARVLREGVESVVPADAVTTGDAVLVRPGERVPVDGQVAEGASAINQAPITGEPLPVDKGIGDEVFAGTINGDGFLRVTAAGPATHSTLARIVELVESASRRKARSERFVERFARIYTPLVTVAAVLVVAVPTLLLGADFGTWFLRGLTLLVIACPCALVISTPVAVVSGITAAARNGVLIKGGAYLEAVGAVRALAFDKTGTLTHGHPEVVAIEPAAGAEERDVLARAAALEARARHPIARAIVEAAERRGVHGHWSVTDFESTPGVGVRARLDGVAHAVGRGAGSDADTARRNGDGSVVTVERDGQVLGWIRVADRTRDAAARTLADLKASGVEHIALLTGDHEGAATALARTLGVDEVRADLLPEDKLRAIDALEERFGVVAMVGDGVNDAPALARATVGIAMGVAGSDTALETADVALMGDDLDRLPYLLTLSRRARRVIRQNVATAIVVKAILVVGVPLGWVSLIAAVVLGDLGVSLAVTLNALRLGRES
- a CDS encoding metalloregulator ArsR/SmtB family transcription factor — its product is MRAVRSVQTDERSLERLAQIFQLLASPARLRIVEALLEHELCVCDLAAVVGVSESAVSHHLRQMRQLHVVRYRRDGRMAYYRLADDHIIDLFRIGLEHARE
- a CDS encoding RNA polymerase sigma factor; its protein translation is MPATDAPAVEPPHLEAEPSDDELVGRARAGDARALDRLTTRHLGSVYRLVLGIVGDPDVAQDATQDACVKAVRALSGFRGDAPYRSWVLAIAANEARTHLRRVRARPSVALEDAPPLVAPGPTAEEGVVVADEGGRMRAALQRLPEKQRRSVELRVYEGLSFREIGTLIDSSEGAARVNYHHGVRRLRELLNP
- a CDS encoding DUF5683 domain-containing protein, encoding MRNPGTAAVLSLFVPGVGQIYNGTLFRALFWLIITPGFWIGTGGLLGWICHLASAWTAYRYAQEHPMR
- a CDS encoding polymer-forming cytoskeletal protein, with product MGRAGTERGVGFWVPASDPRWGWVGRWAISITVAGFLLWAPGEAATQQIRWQDVPSSLRDEVRTLWESPETDRFRGDTRIHDGVTAAGNVAVVDGTLRVDGVVDGSVLVQGGDLVFGSGGWVEGDVILLGGRLRGSADGHVGGTVTVDRVSDAEPSRRARERRAPSPRREPRDRDRSFRGPEATITARVGPTYNRVEGLPIGLGPRIRTAGATPLELEALAIWRTESGFDADADDLGYSVRLEQRLGRYSGAYLGGHLYSRVQAIEDWGLPDAEASLATLVLHQDYRDYVNVEGWSASAGVRLFDEEARFGLVYRDERFGSLGVGDPWTLTDRDDPWRPQPLVAEGALRSLGVEVTAGDPDGQDAYRGGWYVHARVQAGLEGTLERPALDLPGPGTVPATSFDGADLRHGFVDLRRYAPLGPDARLNLRVVAGGALNDRPLPPQWQHAFGGAGSLPGHRLFAADCGARAARGLLASTGRPAFARYGCDRFALAQVEYRGSVFLDFDWGDDGRRRGPDDWGNWEDWDDESPWVELGFDWSLFFDAGRGWVVDEPGDPAPGRADTDTVMDAGAGIWISDLGLLLAVPLDGDEHPVRFLVRFEHRF